Proteins encoded together in one Pirellulales bacterium window:
- a CDS encoding DNA repair exonuclease yields MFKFIHAADPHLDSPLRGLERYEGAPVDEIRGATRRALEALIDLAIVEQVAFVLIAGDIFDGDWRDYNTGLYFVSQMARLREAGIPVYATSGNHDAANRMSRALKLPDNVRYLATDRPETAVLDRWDVAVHGQGFATAAVREDLSLGYPRARPELFNIGMLHTCATEREGHDAYAPCTIEGLKSKGYEYWALGHVHCREKLCADPMVMFPGNLQGRHIRETGPKGCLVVTVEDDRAVTADFRPLDVLRWERASVDVGQSPDLDDVLSRVRRSLTQLQRRADERILAVRLELTGTTPGHQELLSRREALINQIRAAAIDVGAGGLWLEKVEVLTRETQTAGDYRSKAEGPLGTLAEVVRSLRDNPEGLRQLMSFSDLATRLPAELTQGAGELRFDDPEWLSAVLSEVEPLLVDRLLGKGAAS; encoded by the coding sequence ATGTTCAAGTTCATTCATGCGGCCGATCCGCACCTCGACAGTCCGCTTCGGGGATTGGAACGCTACGAGGGAGCCCCGGTCGATGAGATCCGCGGTGCCACACGCCGTGCCCTCGAAGCGTTGATCGATCTGGCAATCGTCGAGCAGGTTGCATTCGTCCTGATTGCGGGCGACATCTTTGACGGCGATTGGCGAGATTACAACACGGGATTGTATTTCGTTTCGCAGATGGCCCGCCTGCGTGAAGCGGGGATCCCCGTATACGCGACATCTGGCAACCACGATGCGGCAAATCGAATGAGCCGCGCGCTCAAGCTGCCAGACAACGTGCGCTACTTGGCGACGGACCGGCCGGAAACCGCGGTTTTGGATCGGTGGGACGTGGCGGTCCACGGGCAGGGATTTGCGACGGCTGCAGTGCGCGAAGATCTGTCCTTGGGATACCCTCGAGCCAGACCAGAGCTATTCAATATCGGTATGCTGCACACGTGCGCCACTGAAAGGGAGGGCCATGATGCTTACGCCCCTTGTACGATCGAAGGCTTGAAGTCGAAAGGTTACGAGTATTGGGCCTTGGGGCACGTCCATTGTCGTGAGAAATTGTGCGCCGATCCGATGGTCATGTTCCCAGGCAATCTGCAGGGGCGGCACATCCGAGAAACGGGACCCAAGGGATGTCTCGTCGTTACGGTTGAAGATGATCGCGCCGTAACCGCCGATTTCCGCCCGTTGGACGTCTTGCGCTGGGAGCGAGCCTCTGTGGACGTTGGTCAATCGCCTGACCTCGATGACGTGCTCTCTCGCGTGCGTCGATCGTTGACGCAGCTCCAGCGGCGAGCCGACGAGCGAATCCTCGCGGTCCGTCTAGAGCTGACGGGGACGACACCTGGGCACCAAGAGTTATTGTCAAGGCGCGAGGCGCTGATCAATCAGATTCGGGCTGCCGCCATCGATGTCGGCGCCGGAGGGCTTTGGCTAGAAAAGGTTGAGGTGCTAACGCGAGAAACACAAACTGCTGGCGATTACCGCTCGAAAGCAGAAGGCCCGCTTGGCACGCTCGCCGAAGTGGTGAGATCCCTACGAGATAATCCCGAGGGGTTGCGACAGCTCATGAGTTTTTCCGACTTGGCGACAAGATTGCCAGCCGAACTGACTCAAGGTGCCGGGGAATTGCGGTTCGATGATCCGGAATGGTTGTCGGCCGTGTTGAGTGAGGTCGAACCGCTCTTGGTTGACCGACTACTGGGGAAGGGAGCCGCGTCGTGA
- a CDS encoding AAA family ATPase, translated as MRIDRLRFSAFGPFTGREIDLSAGNQGLHVIYGPNEAGKSSALRALRHLLYGIPPRTPDNFVHPYEQMRIGGILQAADGTALEVVRRKGQRHTLRGADDDVPLDDDLLTRFLGGIDQSVFDTMFGIDHKTLVAGGEAIVKGSGRVGELLFVAGAGLAQLNTLQKQLQDEMSNLFKPNAQVPRINRSLRELREARDDLKASILPVAEWQKHDGALRESESRLTKLNDHLREKQADCNRLMRINQALPTLGRWKSATMALVPLSDARILADDFSRRRTDAMARLQSAKQKEQEAVERREQLVRDLEPLVVSDILLNDADSIEQLRERLGSHRKAGLDRPGLATAHQGAEDGAREILRTLGRPTKLDGVESLRLSRDRTLRVQNLANRQAGLVQSLDRALEDCSGLRGLIEQIKRAVATAAAPADPTKLRTAVEYIQSQGDLQQQKVVLEAEIETLAQDAEVRLRQLRLWSGTLEELERLAVPDEETIDRFEHDLRDSTAQLDALDRRRTEADGDRQALIERLEQLEATREILTLESLNSARRQREEGWQLVLEVWRDGKPDSARVEGFVRHFASANELTEAYDRSVHAADEVADRLRQDAELVGTKSKLLADEQQTSDRLSKFDAEIADRKAEHAGLLEDWKNNWTKVPIAVLTPREMRAWRNKQQALVGTAALLRAKRLEADRIWGRIEVARRELADELQRLDDVEASADHSLPVLLGRSKHRVEMLQDLATKRNNLSEELNRANVQLVGTEDRLAKAERQLNHWKTDWTAAMDELGLEHNATAEQANSVIEGLTQLFQKLHDARQLALRIDGIDEDARQFAEDVAGVLERLAPDLANRPIAEAVTDLNFRLTECRKAQSRCESLERKRQDEDKKCKQARKLIEDAELELANLCQEAGCQGPDELAGAENRSSQRRDWTRKMQELEAQLSLWCGGRPLPDFAAEAEAEPADILVPRIDDLTREVDELASQRESVLQTIGSERNELARMTGSGNAAAKADECESLLARLEADVRQLAVLRMAAAVLRAAIERYREENQGPVLERASRLFALLTLGSFTGLRTDFDEDGQLILLGVRADGKTVRVAGMSDGTADQLYLALRLANLEHWLTAHDPIPFVVDDVLLNFDDDRTAAAMRCLAELSHNMQVVLFTHHRHVVEVGRRELAHELFIHEL; from the coding sequence GTGAGAATCGATCGGCTGAGATTCTCGGCCTTCGGACCGTTCACGGGCCGGGAGATCGATCTATCGGCGGGCAACCAAGGACTCCATGTCATCTACGGGCCGAACGAGGCTGGAAAGAGTTCGGCGCTCCGTGCGCTCCGCCATCTGCTTTACGGGATCCCGCCACGGACGCCGGACAACTTCGTCCATCCGTACGAGCAAATGCGTATTGGGGGGATCCTTCAAGCTGCCGACGGCACTGCGCTCGAAGTCGTTCGTCGCAAAGGCCAGCGCCATACGTTGCGCGGCGCTGACGACGACGTGCCGTTGGATGACGACTTGCTCACCAGGTTCTTGGGGGGGATCGACCAGAGCGTGTTCGATACGATGTTCGGCATCGACCACAAGACGCTTGTGGCCGGCGGCGAAGCGATCGTCAAGGGGAGTGGTCGCGTGGGCGAGCTGTTGTTTGTGGCTGGAGCCGGACTGGCACAATTGAACACGCTGCAGAAACAGCTTCAGGACGAGATGAGCAATCTGTTCAAACCGAACGCACAAGTGCCTCGAATCAACCGATCACTGCGGGAGTTGCGTGAGGCGCGAGACGATTTGAAAGCGAGCATACTACCAGTCGCGGAGTGGCAAAAACACGACGGGGCCTTGCGAGAATCCGAGTCGCGATTGACGAAACTAAATGACCATCTTCGGGAAAAACAAGCCGATTGCAACCGGTTGATGCGCATCAATCAAGCCCTGCCGACGCTCGGACGTTGGAAATCAGCCACGATGGCACTTGTGCCGCTTAGCGACGCGCGGATTCTGGCAGACGATTTTTCGAGGCGGCGAACTGATGCGATGGCGAGGTTGCAAAGCGCCAAGCAGAAGGAACAAGAGGCGGTTGAGCGGCGAGAGCAGTTGGTTCGCGACCTGGAGCCGCTCGTCGTCTCGGATATCCTCCTGAATGACGCCGACTCGATCGAGCAACTTCGGGAACGGCTGGGCAGCCACCGCAAAGCCGGGCTCGATCGCCCCGGACTTGCCACGGCGCATCAGGGCGCCGAGGACGGCGCCCGGGAGATCCTCAGGACCTTGGGTAGGCCAACGAAATTAGACGGTGTCGAATCTTTGCGATTATCTCGTGACAGGACCCTTCGAGTGCAGAACTTGGCGAACCGGCAAGCAGGTTTGGTTCAATCGCTGGACAGGGCCTTGGAGGATTGTTCCGGACTCCGTGGTCTTATCGAGCAGATCAAACGCGCCGTTGCCACCGCGGCCGCGCCAGCCGACCCGACGAAGTTGCGTACCGCTGTGGAGTACATCCAATCGCAAGGCGACCTCCAGCAGCAAAAGGTCGTTCTTGAGGCGGAAATTGAAACGCTCGCTCAGGATGCCGAAGTGCGATTGCGGCAGCTTAGGTTGTGGTCGGGCACGCTTGAGGAGCTTGAGCGACTTGCCGTCCCAGATGAGGAGACAATCGACCGGTTCGAACACGATCTCAGGGATTCGACCGCACAACTCGATGCTTTGGATCGCCGTCGAACTGAAGCCGACGGAGACCGGCAAGCCTTAATCGAACGGCTGGAACAGTTGGAGGCGACTCGCGAGATCCTGACTTTAGAGAGTCTCAATTCTGCGCGTCGGCAGCGCGAGGAAGGCTGGCAACTCGTGCTCGAAGTTTGGCGAGACGGGAAGCCGGATTCCGCCCGCGTGGAGGGTTTTGTTCGACACTTTGCCTCCGCCAATGAGCTGACGGAAGCGTACGATCGCAGTGTCCATGCAGCGGATGAGGTCGCTGATCGTCTGCGACAGGACGCTGAACTTGTCGGAACCAAGTCCAAGTTGCTGGCAGACGAGCAGCAGACATCCGATCGCCTTTCCAAGTTCGACGCCGAGATCGCGGACAGGAAGGCGGAACATGCTGGGTTGCTGGAGGACTGGAAGAATAACTGGACCAAGGTGCCGATCGCCGTGTTGACCCCGCGAGAAATGCGCGCCTGGCGAAATAAACAACAGGCGCTTGTCGGCACCGCGGCCCTGTTGCGGGCCAAGAGGCTGGAAGCAGATCGAATTTGGGGGCGAATCGAAGTCGCCCGCCGGGAACTGGCAGACGAACTCCAGCGGCTGGACGATGTCGAGGCTTCTGCGGACCACTCGCTGCCGGTCCTTCTCGGGCGCTCTAAGCATCGCGTCGAGATGCTCCAGGATCTTGCGACTAAGCGAAACAATCTGTCGGAGGAGTTGAATAGGGCCAATGTCCAACTCGTCGGCACAGAGGACCGGCTCGCGAAGGCCGAGCGACAACTTAACCATTGGAAAACTGACTGGACCGCCGCGATGGACGAACTCGGGTTGGAGCACAATGCTACCGCCGAGCAGGCGAACAGTGTGATCGAAGGGCTGACGCAATTGTTTCAGAAGCTCCATGATGCGCGTCAGCTTGCCTTGCGAATTGACGGCATTGATGAAGACGCCCGTCAATTCGCTGAAGATGTGGCCGGAGTTCTCGAGCGATTGGCGCCCGATCTGGCGAATCGTCCGATTGCCGAAGCGGTGACCGATCTGAACTTCCGGCTTACTGAATGTCGCAAGGCACAGAGCCGTTGCGAGTCCCTCGAACGGAAGCGGCAAGACGAAGATAAGAAATGCAAGCAGGCGCGAAAGCTCATCGAAGATGCCGAGTTAGAGCTTGCGAATCTGTGTCAGGAAGCTGGCTGCCAAGGCCCCGATGAACTGGCCGGGGCAGAAAACCGCTCCTCACAACGTCGTGATTGGACCCGGAAGATGCAGGAGCTGGAAGCTCAGCTTTCCCTATGGTGCGGCGGCCGCCCCTTGCCGGACTTTGCCGCCGAGGCGGAAGCAGAGCCTGCCGACATCCTGGTCCCTAGAATCGACGATTTGACGCGGGAAGTCGACGAACTTGCCAGCCAACGTGAGAGCGTGCTGCAAACGATCGGCAGCGAACGGAATGAGTTGGCCCGTATGACCGGTAGTGGCAATGCCGCGGCCAAGGCCGACGAATGTGAGTCGCTGCTTGCCCGTTTGGAGGCTGACGTCCGACAACTCGCCGTGCTACGGATGGCTGCGGCCGTGCTCCGAGCCGCCATCGAACGGTACCGAGAAGAGAATCAAGGGCCGGTGTTGGAGCGCGCCAGTCGGCTTTTCGCATTGTTGACGCTGGGTTCCTTCACTGGATTGCGCACGGATTTCGATGAAGATGGCCAGCTCATACTCTTGGGCGTGCGCGCTGACGGGAAGACCGTTCGCGTTGCAGGAATGAGTGACGGGACAGCCGATCAACTTTACTTGGCGTTGCGACTGGCCAACCTCGAGCATTGGTTGACAGCCCACGACCCAATTCCGTTTGTCGTGGACGACGTCTTGTTGAATTTCGATGACGATCGGACAGCGGCGGCGATGCGCTGCCTTGCCGAGCTGTCTCACAACATGCAAGTGGTCTTGTTCACCCACCACCGACATGTCGTGGAAGTCGGCCGCCGGGAGTTGGCGCATGAGTTGTTTATCCACGAACTCTAG
- a CDS encoding amidase yields MNSTRSVTAAQSGAFVEMFELSPTADGPLVGLRFAVKDLIDVAGTLTGCGNPTWHDTHPPAAVHAVCVEQLLAAGAHCAGKTVTDEMAFSLIGENHFYGTPLNPAALDRVPGGSSSGSASAVACGLVDFALGTDTGGSVRVPASNCGIWGLRPSHGFVSVAGVMPFAPTFDTVGILARSANVLRRSAEVLLAGEAKIGSERPTVHLLDDAFALVDPDVRQVLEPAIERLRALYGQRVQSISLAQIFGDGPGRRWEALLDTYCVLQWTEIRSSLGAWIAAERPQFGPATAASFKLVYDLERPRARAAIELREASYRALRQAIGPNDLLCLPTVPCSAPAKASNAQDRTSGYYRKALSLTSMAGIGRLPQVSLPLASTANSPVGLSLIGAHGQDLFLIGAAEAIGPAIGTSEN; encoded by the coding sequence ATGAACTCCACGCGTTCGGTCACTGCAGCACAGAGCGGTGCGTTCGTCGAAATGTTTGAGCTATCGCCGACTGCCGACGGCCCGCTGGTCGGACTGAGGTTCGCCGTAAAGGATTTGATCGACGTGGCGGGGACGTTGACGGGTTGCGGCAATCCAACCTGGCACGATACGCATCCGCCGGCTGCCGTACATGCGGTCTGCGTCGAGCAGTTGTTGGCTGCCGGAGCGCATTGCGCCGGCAAGACGGTGACCGACGAAATGGCCTTCAGTCTGATCGGAGAGAACCACTTTTACGGCACGCCACTGAACCCGGCGGCGCTTGATCGCGTGCCGGGCGGGTCGTCGAGTGGCTCGGCCTCGGCCGTCGCTTGCGGGTTGGTCGATTTCGCCCTTGGGACCGACACGGGCGGCTCGGTACGCGTCCCGGCAAGCAATTGCGGCATCTGGGGGCTGCGACCGTCGCACGGTTTCGTCTCGGTGGCCGGAGTTATGCCGTTTGCTCCGACATTCGACACCGTCGGCATTCTGGCGCGCAGCGCCAATGTGCTTCGACGGTCGGCGGAGGTGCTGTTAGCGGGCGAAGCCAAAATCGGCAGCGAGCGGCCGACTGTTCATCTGTTGGACGATGCATTCGCTCTGGTCGATCCGGATGTTCGCCAAGTTCTGGAACCGGCGATCGAGCGATTGCGGGCATTGTACGGCCAGCGCGTTCAGTCCATTTCACTCGCGCAAATCTTCGGCGACGGACCCGGTCGGCGGTGGGAGGCGTTGCTCGACACTTACTGCGTGCTGCAATGGACGGAGATTCGCAGTTCGCTGGGCGCCTGGATCGCCGCGGAGCGGCCACAGTTCGGGCCGGCGACCGCGGCAAGTTTCAAGCTGGTGTATGATCTCGAACGCCCGCGGGCGCGCGCGGCGATTGAACTTCGAGAAGCGAGTTACCGAGCTCTGCGCCAAGCGATTGGTCCGAACGATCTATTGTGTCTTCCGACGGTCCCCTGTTCCGCGCCCGCGAAGGCGAGCAACGCCCAAGACCGCACCAGCGGTTATTATCGCAAGGCTTTGTCGCTCACCTCGATGGCGGGCATCGGCCGGCTGCCGCAAGTCTCGCTACCGTTGGCGAGCACGGCGAATTCGCCGGTCGGCTTGTCGCTCATCGGCGCCCACGGACAAGACCTGTTCCTGATCGGCGCGGCCGAGGCAATTGGCCCCGCAATTGGAACTAGTGAGAATTAG
- a CDS encoding trypsin-like peptidase domain-containing protein: MSRDWYYLSGSRHVGPLALNDLAVMARQGRLEPEAQVRQGRKGSWIVARRVAGVFNFTATRLPPPLPSATAIEMTDVERAEHDAKVNRVSGGAMRVAPLDPGFVALAGIALVGIIVIVASWAGSIDAASEKKMPRRDEVPHFNSTPPLVAPVPSKESPDTDPAVDFDTVPSASDVIQPVAGGETRPARIEATSEDARNVPSDWIERIAERGNRSVVRIETSEGLGTGFVIASRGDRHLLLTNKHVLTVGENSFISRATLPSRCRVVLTSKTTVLGRVAALAKSPDVDLAIVLVESSELQTLAPIASFESIKVGEEVVAIGNPLGLDNTVTQGIISGKRADIMLQTSAPINHGNSGGPLVNKYGRVVAVNTLSGDPSKGVQGIGFAMRADIALRPDEWEYVLEIKDLFEEIPH, encoded by the coding sequence ATGTCTCGCGACTGGTATTATTTGAGCGGCTCACGTCATGTCGGGCCGTTGGCCTTGAACGACTTGGCGGTGATGGCTCGGCAGGGGCGCCTTGAGCCGGAGGCACAGGTTAGGCAAGGGCGAAAGGGTTCGTGGATCGTGGCCAGGCGCGTAGCAGGCGTTTTCAATTTCACAGCGACGCGGCTGCCACCGCCGTTGCCGTCCGCAACGGCCATCGAAATGACCGATGTCGAGCGCGCCGAGCACGACGCAAAAGTTAATCGAGTATCGGGCGGCGCGATGCGAGTCGCTCCTTTGGACCCTGGTTTTGTCGCGCTGGCGGGAATCGCGCTGGTTGGAATCATTGTCATTGTTGCTTCCTGGGCCGGATCGATCGACGCCGCGTCCGAAAAGAAGATGCCGCGTCGTGACGAGGTGCCACATTTCAATTCCACGCCGCCGCTCGTCGCTCCGGTGCCATCGAAAGAGTCGCCCGACACGGATCCGGCGGTGGATTTCGATACGGTACCCAGCGCAAGCGACGTAATTCAACCGGTGGCGGGCGGCGAGACGCGACCGGCCCGAATCGAAGCGACATCCGAAGACGCAAGGAACGTGCCAAGCGACTGGATCGAGAGGATTGCCGAACGCGGCAATCGGAGCGTTGTCCGCATCGAGACTTCCGAAGGGCTAGGAACTGGCTTTGTTATCGCCAGCCGCGGCGATCGACACCTTCTATTGACCAACAAGCACGTTTTGACCGTCGGCGAGAACTCCTTTATTTCAAGGGCAACCTTGCCGAGCCGCTGCCGGGTCGTACTAACCTCAAAGACGACTGTGTTGGGGCGAGTGGCGGCGCTCGCGAAGAGCCCTGATGTCGATCTTGCGATTGTGCTGGTCGAGTCGTCAGAATTGCAGACATTGGCCCCGATCGCGTCGTTTGAATCGATCAAAGTCGGCGAAGAGGTTGTCGCAATCGGAAACCCTCTCGGTCTGGACAACACCGTTACGCAGGGAATCATCTCCGGAAAGCGCGCGGACATAATGCTGCAAACAAGTGCCCCAATCAATCACGGGAATAGTGGAGGTCCGCTAGTAAACAAATACGGGCGTGTCGTTGCAGTAAATACATTGTCTGGCGACCCCAGCAAGGGAGTGCAGGGAATCGGATTTGCAATGCGTGCCGATATCGCGCTTCGCCCCGACGAATGGGAATACGTCTTGGAGATCAAGGATCTCTTCGAAGAAATCCCGCACTGA